The DNA sequence GCGTCACAATTCCTTCGGTCCCACCAAACTCATCAATAACGACTGCCAAATGTTGTTTTTTCTGTTGAAACACTTTCAGCAAATCAGAAATCTTTTTACTACCCACCACGAAAAATGGATCACGCATTAATTCTTTAATATCGGTGTGGTTAATTTCTCCTTTTCTTTTCACATATTCCCGGATAATTTCTTTTGCGTAGAAAATCCCAATAATATTGTCAATTGAATCCTTATAAACAGGAAGTCGAGAATAACCTCCTTCCATGATTTTACTGATCATGTCCTCCACAGGTTCTTCAATATCGATTGAAGAAATATTCTGTCTTGGAATCATGATTTGTTTTGCAGAGTGATCTGTAAAATCAAAAGCGTTTTTAATGATCTCGTAATTTTCTTCTTCAATTGCACCTGAATCTGCAGATTGTTTTACCAACAACTGTAATTCTTCGGTCGAGTGAATTTCCTGATCTGAGGCAGGATGAATTTTCATTAATCTCAACGCCGCATTGGACATCTTATTCATCGTCCAGATGAACGGTTTGAAAATCGTATAAAAAACTCTTAAAGGCATCGCGATGGCCATTGCCGTAGATTCAGATTTTCTAATTGCAATTGATTTCGGAATTAATTCACCAAAAACAATATGCATTACGGTAATGATCAAGAAACTTAAAACGAGTGAAATCGTGGTAATCGTACTATCTTCAATTGCTATCCTGAAATAGTGAAAAATATTTTCGATGACGTGGTGCATGGCACTTTCACCAACCCAACCTAAGGCAAGTGACGCTAACGTAATCCCCAACTGGGTTGCAGAAAGATATTCATCTAAATGCTTGATAATGTGTTCCGCCTGTTTCGCCATTGAATCTCCTTCAGCGGCTTTCAGTTGGATTTGGGAGTAACGGACTTTAACGATTGAGAATTCTGCGGCCACGAAAAAACCATTCAGTACTACTAGAAACACAGCTAATAAAAGCTTAATTATGTCAGAATCCATTTAGAAATTTAAAAATATTGCGACAAAGATACGTAAATAAAATAATTAAAATCAGTTATTTATAGAATAGCATTTAGAAGCTGATTAAATTTAACATAAAAATAATTCAACCACAAAAGTCACAAAAGCTTAAGTAAAAAACTACTTCTAAAAGTTCAAATAAGCTGTGAAATTAATGATTTTCGACTTTGGAGTCTAAAATATTTTATAAATAAAAACTAAACCCTCCATTAATAACGTGTATTTACTTAAAAAAGGCTCTTACCCTTTTACACAAAAAAAGCACCGATCAATGTCGGTGCTTTCTATTCTTTATTAAAGAAAATTTATTCTTTACAATATAACTTATGAGTTTTTCAATGCTTCTGCACCGCCCACAATCTCCAAAATTTCATTGGTAATCGCAGCTTGTCTCGCTTTGTTATAAAATATTTTAAGATCATTTCTCAAAGATTCCGCGTTGTCGGTTGCTTTGTGCATCGCCGTCATTCTCGCACCATGCTCAGAAGCTACTGAATCTAAAATCGCTTTGTAAACCTGAGTTTTAATTGATTTCGGCATTAATACTTCTAAAATTTCTGTAGCATTTGGCTCAAAAATATAGTCGGTATTTGTAACTTCAGTTTTTTCCGGTAATGCGATTGGTAATAACTGTTCTTTAATTACTTCCTGAGTAGCTGCATTAATGAACTTATTATAAATCACATACACTTTATCAAAACTACCTTCACGGTAATCTCTCATCACGTTTTCTACAAAATTAGCAACAACTTCGAAGCTCATGCCATCAAAAATAGCACTTTGGTTATCGTACACTTTTTTGCTTCTGCGAACCGCATCATAGACTTTTTTACCAACGGTAAGAATTTCTATTTCGTGATCTGCATCAGCAAGAGAGGTATTTAATTCTTTAATTACAGAAGAGTTAAATGCTCCGGCAAGACCTTTATTAGAAGTAACTACGATGTAAAGAACTTTCTTCACTTCTCTTTCTTCGGTGTAACTGGACACCCCTTCTAAGTCTACCGTAGAACTTACATTTTCTATAATTTCCTGTAATTTCTCTGAGTAAGGTCTCAACATCACAATAGCATCGGTTGCTTTCTTTAGTTTCGCTGCCGAAACCATTTTCATCGCACTCGTAATTTGCATTGTGGAAGAGATTGAAGTAATTCTCCCGCGTATTTCCTTTAAATTTGCCATTCTTTGAAGTCAATGTTTAAAATTCAGTAT is a window from the Kaistella flava (ex Peng et al. 2021) genome containing:
- the atpG gene encoding ATP synthase F1 subunit gamma, with product MANLKEIRGRITSISSTMQITSAMKMVSAAKLKKATDAIVMLRPYSEKLQEIIENVSSTVDLEGVSSYTEEREVKKVLYIVVTSNKGLAGAFNSSVIKELNTSLADADHEIEILTVGKKVYDAVRRSKKVYDNQSAIFDGMSFEVVANFVENVMRDYREGSFDKVYVIYNKFINAATQEVIKEQLLPIALPEKTEVTNTDYIFEPNATEILEVLMPKSIKTQVYKAILDSVASEHGARMTAMHKATDNAESLRNDLKIFYNKARQAAITNEILEIVGGAEALKNS
- a CDS encoding hemolysin family protein; this encodes MDSDIIKLLLAVFLVVLNGFFVAAEFSIVKVRYSQIQLKAAEGDSMAKQAEHIIKHLDEYLSATQLGITLASLALGWVGESAMHHVIENIFHYFRIAIEDSTITTISLVLSFLIITVMHIVFGELIPKSIAIRKSESTAMAIAMPLRVFYTIFKPFIWTMNKMSNAALRLMKIHPASDQEIHSTEELQLLVKQSADSGAIEEENYEIIKNAFDFTDHSAKQIMIPRQNISSIDIEEPVEDMISKIMEGGYSRLPVYKDSIDNIIGIFYAKEIIREYVKRKGEINHTDIKELMRDPFFVVGSKKISDLLKVFQQKKQHLAVVIDEFGGTEGIVTLEDILEELVGEIQDEEDEEERIVDKVGENVFWVKATQPLDEINENLPKMFPLSEDGEYNTLAGFILHELEDIPAENQEFNINDYHVKILKMQNKSVDLVELTYEEQSITSDMADEIGEI